From one Amycolatopsis sp. FDAARGOS 1241 genomic stretch:
- a CDS encoding DUF47 domain-containing protein translates to MRLTPRGTKFFDLLTDAAANLVTATALLRDLVGAAPGERELMAKRLHEVEHQGDELTHTIMVELNSSFVTPFDREDIQALAAKIDDVLDFMDTAADLSVLYRVDAFPPGTETLVRVLCRCSELTAAAMPGLAKVGELEPYWIEINELENEADRVYRRILAQLFEPGADALEVLKTKEVVEQFELAADAFEHVADAVQTIAVKES, encoded by the coding sequence TCACCGATGCCGCGGCCAACCTCGTGACCGCGACGGCGCTGCTCCGCGACCTGGTCGGCGCCGCACCGGGGGAGCGGGAGCTGATGGCGAAGCGCCTGCACGAGGTCGAGCACCAGGGCGACGAGCTGACCCACACGATCATGGTGGAGCTCAACAGCTCCTTCGTCACGCCCTTCGACCGCGAGGACATCCAGGCGCTTGCCGCGAAGATCGACGACGTCCTCGACTTCATGGACACCGCCGCCGACCTGTCGGTGCTCTACCGAGTGGACGCGTTCCCGCCCGGCACCGAGACGCTCGTGCGCGTGCTGTGCCGCTGCTCCGAGCTGACCGCGGCGGCCATGCCGGGCCTCGCGAAGGTCGGGGAACTGGAACCGTACTGGATCGAGATCAACGAGCTGGAGAACGAGGCCGACCGCGTCTACCGCCGTATCCTCGCGCAGCTGTTCGAACCCGGCGCGGACGCGCTGGAGGTGCTGAAGACGAAGGAAGTCGTCGAGCAGTTCGAACTCGCGGCCGACGCCTTCGAGCACGTGGCCGACGCGGTGCAGACGATCGCGGTCAAGGAGTCGTAG
- a CDS encoding inorganic phosphate transporter: MTGTAALVTVVVLTLFFDYTNGFHDAANAIAGAVSTRALTLRTALALAAVMNVAGALLSTGVAATVAKGVIDVPAGPHALSVVFAALAGAITWNLITWYFGLPSSSSHSLIGGMVGAALAAASTVHWTGIVEKVLVPMVASPLLGLGLGYVAMVGALWLLRRANPHRSGRVFRRCQILSASALALGHGLQDAQKGMGIIVLALVAAGRQTSFAVPLWVTLLCAGALSLGTYSGGLRIMRTLGRRVFPLDPPHGFVAESVASSVLYVTAFAVKAPISTTHVITAAIMGVGATRRLSAVRWGIARDIVLGWVLTFPAAAAVSAVVYFVVNAVS, encoded by the coding sequence GTGACGGGCACGGCCGCGCTCGTCACGGTCGTCGTGCTGACCCTGTTCTTCGACTACACCAACGGGTTCCACGACGCGGCGAATGCCATCGCCGGCGCGGTGTCCACGCGTGCGCTGACCCTGCGGACCGCGCTCGCGCTCGCCGCGGTCATGAACGTCGCCGGGGCGTTGCTGTCCACCGGCGTCGCGGCGACCGTCGCGAAAGGAGTGATCGACGTCCCGGCGGGGCCACATGCGCTCTCCGTGGTCTTCGCCGCGCTGGCCGGGGCCATCACGTGGAACCTGATCACGTGGTACTTCGGCCTGCCTTCGTCTTCCTCGCACTCGCTGATCGGCGGCATGGTCGGCGCGGCGCTGGCGGCGGCGAGCACCGTGCACTGGACCGGCATCGTCGAGAAGGTGCTCGTGCCGATGGTCGCCTCACCGCTGCTCGGCCTGGGTCTCGGCTACGTCGCGATGGTCGGCGCGCTGTGGCTGCTGCGGCGCGCGAACCCGCACCGCAGTGGCCGGGTGTTCCGCCGCTGCCAGATCCTCTCGGCGTCGGCCCTCGCGCTGGGCCACGGGCTGCAGGACGCCCAGAAGGGCATGGGGATCATCGTGCTCGCGCTGGTCGCCGCCGGGCGGCAGACGAGCTTCGCCGTGCCGCTGTGGGTCACGTTGCTGTGCGCCGGCGCGCTGTCGCTGGGCACGTACTCGGGCGGGCTGCGGATCATGCGCACGCTCGGGCGCCGCGTGTTCCCGCTCGACCCGCCGCACGGGTTCGTCGCCGAGTCGGTGGCCTCTTCCGTGCTGTACGTGACGGCGTTCGCGGTGAAGGCCCCGATCTCGACCACGCACGTGATCACCGCGGCGATCATGGGCGTGGGTGCGACCCGCCGGCTGTCGGCGGTGCGCTGGGGCATCGCTCGCGACATCGTGCTCGGCTGGGTGCTCACGTTCCCCGCGGCGGCCGCGGTGTCCGCGGTGGTCTACTTCGTGGTGAACGCGGTGAGCTGA
- a CDS encoding DUF3618 domain-containing protein, translated as MNREFPETPEEVRIDRDATRAELAQTLDTLEQKLDVRPKITRGIDARLDQAEAKVGGVVGEPAAAKFRHGADTVRANPFPVFAGVLGLIIVLRLILRRRSPDDC; from the coding sequence GTGAACCGCGAGTTCCCGGAGACGCCGGAGGAAGTCCGCATCGACCGCGACGCGACGCGGGCCGAGCTGGCCCAGACTCTCGACACGCTCGAGCAGAAGCTCGACGTGCGCCCGAAGATCACCCGCGGCATCGACGCACGGCTCGACCAGGCCGAGGCCAAGGTCGGCGGCGTGGTCGGCGAGCCCGCGGCGGCGAAGTTCCGCCACGGCGCCGACACCGTGCGAGCCAACCCGTTCCCGGTGTTCGCCGGCGTGCTCGGGCTGATCATCGTGCTGCGGCTCATCCTGCGCCGGCGCTCACCCGACGACTGCTGA
- a CDS encoding phage holin family protein produces MIEEVPAKPPEERSFGELVSDLTEQIKRLVRDEVRLAVFEVRKKSTRMGVGAGLFGAAGLVALFGGGAVVAAAIMALALVLPGWAAALVVAGVLFVLAGLTALVGRTQLKRGSPPMPEEAIEGVREDVEVVRQEVRS; encoded by the coding sequence GTGATCGAGGAAGTGCCCGCGAAGCCGCCGGAGGAGCGGTCGTTCGGGGAGCTGGTGTCCGACCTGACCGAACAGATCAAGCGCTTGGTGCGCGACGAGGTCCGCCTCGCCGTGTTCGAGGTGCGCAAGAAGAGCACCCGGATGGGGGTTGGCGCCGGACTGTTCGGCGCGGCAGGGCTGGTCGCGCTGTTCGGTGGCGGTGCGGTCGTGGCCGCTGCGATCATGGCACTCGCCCTGGTGCTGCCTGGCTGGGCGGCCGCGCTCGTCGTCGCCGGGGTGCTGTTCGTGCTGGCCGGGCTGACGGCGCTGGTGGGGCGCACGCAGCTCAAGCGCGGCAGCCCGCCGATGCCGGAGGAAGCCATCGAGGGCGTCCGCGAGGACGTCGAGGTCGTGCGGCAGGAGGTGCGCTCGTGA
- a CDS encoding DUF2795 domain-containing protein: protein MSFPDHDTLSRHLAGVRYPCGRAELLRQATAAGAGDDVLGPLGALAAEARYDDLDGVWTALETNRSTSG from the coding sequence ATGTCCTTTCCGGACCACGACACGCTCTCGCGGCACCTTGCCGGTGTCCGCTACCCGTGCGGCCGCGCGGAGCTGCTGCGGCAGGCCACCGCCGCCGGCGCGGGCGACGACGTGCTGGGCCCGCTCGGCGCACTCGCCGCCGAGGCGCGCTACGACGACCTCGACGGCGTGTGGACGGCCCTCGAAACGAACCGTTCGACGTCGGGTTGA
- a CDS encoding sodium:proton antiporter, with amino-acid sequence MSALTVLLGVAGLLALAAAVLPKLVADRPFSAPLVMLVAGVLLGIAPLPAPYGDGWADPAAHLAGVESFAQLGILVALAGAGLSVDRPFGPRRWLSTWRLLALAMPLAIAAVALLGWWWLGLAPAAALLLGSVLAPTDPVLAGDVGVPAPGAGPELARDNEVRFTLTTEAGLNDGLAMPFVVVALSLAGQPHGGAWVLTDVLLPLPVGVLAGLGTGRLLAWTMFRTPSSRVRLAEYADGLVLLALAFLPYALAELVHGNGFLAVFTAAVTVRNRERSHRYHDVLHSFGRQLERLFVAVALLGLGLALGDGLLRGLTVTEILLVFTVVFLVRPLTGLVSLIRSAARGRAASGIAFFGVRGIGTLYYLAHALHAVPVPGRASLWRVGALAVALSVLVHGILAQPLMRRIEARGDHVPLGRGDVPG; translated from the coding sequence GTGTCGGCGCTGACGGTCCTGCTCGGTGTCGCCGGGTTGCTCGCGCTCGCCGCGGCGGTGCTGCCGAAGCTGGTGGCCGACCGGCCGTTCTCGGCGCCGCTGGTGATGCTCGTCGCCGGCGTGCTGCTGGGGATCGCGCCGCTGCCCGCACCGTACGGCGACGGCTGGGCCGATCCCGCTGCGCACCTCGCGGGTGTCGAATCGTTCGCGCAGCTCGGCATCCTCGTCGCGCTGGCCGGGGCCGGGCTGTCGGTCGACCGCCCCTTCGGCCCGCGGCGCTGGCTGTCGACGTGGCGGCTGCTGGCCCTGGCCATGCCGCTCGCGATCGCCGCCGTGGCTCTGCTCGGGTGGTGGTGGCTGGGTCTGGCACCCGCGGCCGCGCTGCTGCTGGGATCCGTGCTCGCCCCGACGGACCCGGTGCTCGCGGGCGACGTCGGCGTGCCCGCGCCCGGCGCCGGGCCGGAACTCGCGCGCGACAACGAGGTCCGGTTCACCCTCACCACGGAAGCCGGGCTCAACGACGGGCTGGCCATGCCGTTCGTCGTGGTCGCCCTCAGCCTCGCAGGACAACCGCACGGCGGTGCCTGGGTGCTCACCGACGTGCTGCTGCCGCTGCCCGTCGGTGTCCTCGCCGGCCTCGGCACCGGCCGGCTGCTCGCGTGGACGATGTTCCGCACCCCCTCGTCGCGGGTGCGGCTCGCCGAGTACGCCGATGGGCTCGTGCTGCTCGCGCTGGCCTTCCTCCCCTACGCGCTGGCCGAGCTGGTGCACGGCAACGGCTTCCTCGCCGTGTTCACCGCCGCCGTCACCGTGCGGAACCGGGAACGGTCCCACCGCTACCACGACGTGCTGCACTCCTTCGGCCGCCAGCTCGAGCGCCTCTTCGTCGCCGTGGCCCTGCTCGGCCTCGGTCTCGCGCTCGGCGACGGGCTACTGCGGGGGCTCACGGTCACCGAGATCCTGCTCGTGTTCACCGTCGTGTTCCTCGTCCGGCCGCTGACCGGGCTGGTTTCGCTCATCCGCTCGGCCGCGCGGGGCCGGGCCGCGTCCGGCATCGCGTTCTTCGGGGTCCGCGGCATCGGCACGCTCTACTACCTGGCCCACGCGCTGCACGCGGTCCCCGTGCCCGGGCGGGCGTCGCTCTGGCGCGTCGGCGCGCTGGCCGTCGCGCTTTCGGTTTTGGTGCACGGGATCCTCGCCCAACCGTTGATGCGGCGGATCGAAGCGCGGGGCGACCACGTGCCCCTCGGCCGCGGTGACGTCCCCGGGTGA
- a CDS encoding AAA family ATPase — MFLGPTGVGKTELARALAEALFGDEDSMVRIDMSEYGEAHTVSRLIGAPPGYVGYSDAGQLTEAVRRRPYSVVLLDELEKAHPDLFNVLLQVLDDGRLTDGRGRTVSFADTVLIMTSNLGSDLVGSATEGALGFVRPSGEGASGSGDGLRERLMRRLRESFRREFLDRIDDIIVFRKLEAGQLDRITSLLLDRPKRRAQAQDVTVEFTPEAVRRISELGYEPQFGARPLRRAIQRHVDNPLSTMLLSGDLRPGSTVRVDAGEGGTDGLRFATTVSA; from the coding sequence CTGTTCCTCGGCCCGACCGGCGTCGGCAAGACCGAGCTGGCCCGCGCGCTCGCCGAAGCGCTCTTCGGCGACGAGGACAGCATGGTCCGCATCGACATGAGCGAGTACGGCGAGGCCCACACGGTGAGCAGGCTGATCGGGGCGCCGCCGGGGTACGTGGGCTACTCCGACGCCGGCCAGCTGACCGAGGCCGTCCGCCGGCGCCCGTATTCGGTGGTGCTGCTCGACGAGCTCGAGAAGGCGCACCCGGACCTGTTCAACGTGCTGCTGCAGGTGCTCGACGACGGCCGCCTCACCGACGGGCGAGGCCGCACCGTTTCGTTCGCCGACACCGTGCTGATCATGACGAGCAACCTCGGCTCGGACCTGGTCGGCAGCGCGACCGAGGGCGCGCTCGGGTTCGTGCGCCCGTCCGGCGAAGGCGCGAGCGGCAGCGGGGACGGGCTGCGTGAGCGCCTGATGCGGCGGCTGCGCGAGTCGTTCCGGCGCGAGTTCCTCGACCGGATCGACGACATCATCGTGTTCCGCAAGCTCGAGGCCGGCCAGCTGGACCGCATCACGAGCCTGCTGCTGGACCGCCCGAAACGGCGGGCGCAGGCCCAGGACGTGACGGTGGAGTTCACGCCCGAAGCGGTGCGCCGGATCAGCGAGCTGGGCTACGAACCGCAATTCGGTGCCCGGCCGCTGCGGCGCGCGATCCAGCGCCACGTCGACAACCCGTTGTCCACGATGCTGCTCTCCGGTGACCTGCGGCCCGGCAGCACCGTGCGGGTCGACGCCGGCGAGGGCGGGACCGACGGTCTGAGGTTCGCCACGACGGTCTCCGCGTGA
- a CDS encoding AAA family ATPase yields MIGRDDEIEQTIEVLSRRTKNNPVLIGEAGVGKTAIVEGLAQRLADDDVPDVLSGRHVVQLDVTAMVAGTRYRGDFEERISALLTEIRERSDHLIVFVDELHTIVGAGGEGNQGAGNMLKPALARGELHIVGATTLAEYRTGIETDPAFERRFQPILVPEPPTDDAPAILPGLRDRYETHHQERYTDEALFAAVDLSDRYLTERHLPDKAIDLVDQAGARVRLRTRTRPDGERELQARFDELQREKDQAVAAEDFERASQLRDRAAELRRQLDERRGEAGTEEVTEAEAAEVVSRLTGIPATRLTESERERERLLNLEEHLHGRVIGQDDAVRALAEAVRRSRAGLAEPGRPSRDGRSAASCSSARPASARPSWPARSPKRSSATRTAWSAST; encoded by the coding sequence GTGATCGGCCGCGACGACGAGATCGAGCAGACGATCGAGGTGCTGTCGAGGCGCACCAAGAACAACCCCGTCCTGATCGGTGAGGCCGGCGTCGGCAAGACAGCCATCGTCGAGGGCCTGGCCCAGCGGCTCGCCGACGACGACGTGCCCGATGTGCTCAGCGGCCGTCACGTCGTCCAGCTCGACGTGACCGCGATGGTTGCCGGCACGCGCTACCGCGGAGACTTCGAGGAGCGGATTTCCGCGCTGCTGACCGAGATCCGCGAGCGCAGCGATCACCTGATCGTGTTCGTCGACGAGCTGCACACGATCGTCGGCGCCGGCGGCGAGGGCAACCAGGGTGCGGGGAACATGCTCAAACCCGCGCTGGCCCGCGGCGAGCTGCACATCGTCGGCGCGACCACTTTGGCCGAGTACCGCACGGGCATCGAGACCGATCCCGCGTTCGAGCGGCGGTTCCAGCCCATCCTCGTGCCGGAACCGCCGACCGACGACGCGCCGGCCATCCTGCCCGGTCTGCGTGACCGCTACGAAACCCACCACCAGGAGCGCTACACCGACGAAGCGCTCTTCGCGGCCGTCGACCTGTCCGACCGCTACCTCACCGAACGGCACCTGCCCGACAAGGCGATCGACCTCGTCGACCAGGCCGGGGCGCGCGTGCGGCTGCGGACCCGGACCCGGCCCGACGGCGAACGCGAGCTGCAGGCCCGGTTCGACGAGCTGCAGCGGGAGAAGGACCAGGCCGTCGCCGCCGAGGACTTCGAACGGGCGTCGCAGTTGCGCGACCGCGCCGCCGAGCTGCGGCGGCAGCTCGACGAACGCCGCGGCGAAGCGGGCACCGAGGAGGTCACCGAAGCCGAGGCGGCCGAGGTCGTCTCGCGCCTCACCGGGATCCCCGCGACCCGGCTCACCGAGTCCGAACGCGAACGGGAACGGCTGCTGAACCTCGAAGAACACCTCCACGGCCGCGTCATCGGCCAGGACGACGCGGTGCGCGCGCTCGCCGAGGCCGTGCGGCGCTCCCGGGCCGGGCTGGCCGAGCCGGGACGGCCGAGCCGGGACGGCCGTTCGGCAGCTTCCTGTTCCTCGGCCCGACCGGCGTCGGCAAGACCGAGCTGGCCCGCGCGCTCGCCGAAGCGCTCTTCGGCGACGAGGACAGCATGGTCCGCATCGACATGA
- a CDS encoding Clp protease N-terminal domain-containing protein, which produces MTGFFPRGPGDSPFDQFLAQFFGQTAPGRRPSSVDVTQLLSDPARKLVAEAAGLALDTGHPHVDTEHLLWAATRSASTAQLLQRAGVDVRRLSQVLERSRREAGSAGTAPARLAPAAKWTLLDAHRIARGLGSSFIGPEHLLLALAANGESAAGRLLSEQGVTPERLRSAGTERVGDRPAAIDTPLSTATARTSHCARAKAASTP; this is translated from the coding sequence ATGACCGGTTTCTTCCCCCGCGGTCCGGGGGACAGCCCGTTCGACCAGTTCCTCGCCCAATTCTTCGGCCAGACGGCGCCGGGCCGGCGGCCCTCGTCGGTCGACGTGACGCAGTTGCTGAGCGACCCGGCCCGCAAGCTGGTGGCCGAAGCCGCGGGACTCGCCCTGGACACGGGCCACCCGCACGTGGACACCGAGCACCTCCTGTGGGCGGCCACCCGGTCGGCGTCGACCGCACAGCTGCTGCAGCGCGCCGGCGTCGACGTCCGGCGTCTTTCGCAGGTGCTCGAGCGAAGCCGCCGGGAGGCCGGGTCCGCGGGCACGGCACCCGCGCGGCTCGCGCCCGCGGCGAAGTGGACGCTGCTCGACGCCCACCGGATCGCGCGCGGCCTCGGCTCCTCGTTCATCGGCCCCGAGCACCTGCTGCTCGCGCTGGCCGCGAACGGCGAATCCGCGGCGGGGCGCCTGCTGAGCGAGCAGGGCGTGACGCCCGAACGGCTCCGGTCCGCCGGCACCGAGCGCGTGGGTGACCGGCCCGCCGCCATCGACACCCCGCTCTCGACCGCTACGGCGAGGACCTCACACTGCGCGCGGGCGAAGGCCGCATCGACCCCGTGA
- a CDS encoding zinc-binding dehydrogenase, which yields MAEERAFDGVLVLGAGVVGQFAIASAKRQGAGRVFALDRIASRLEHARAQNAETVNFDDEDPVAVIGELTGGIGVDRVIDAVGGDAESPTTGSPPPADWTPGGAPAQAARWAVGAVAKAGSIGVIGVYPPGFDEFPFGLAMNKNLTLHMGNCNHRRYLPDLLELVHSGVVDPLRFITQHEKPTAAIEACETFDRREEGWLKTVLDVA from the coding sequence GTGGCCGAGGAGCGTGCCTTCGACGGCGTGCTCGTGCTCGGTGCCGGCGTGGTGGGCCAGTTCGCGATCGCGTCGGCCAAGCGCCAGGGCGCCGGCCGCGTGTTCGCCCTCGACCGGATCGCGTCCCGGCTGGAGCACGCACGCGCGCAGAACGCCGAAACCGTGAACTTCGACGACGAGGACCCGGTGGCGGTGATCGGCGAGCTCACCGGGGGGATCGGCGTGGACCGCGTGATCGACGCGGTGGGGGGCGACGCGGAAAGCCCGACGACCGGCTCGCCCCCACCGGCGGACTGGACGCCCGGCGGCGCGCCCGCGCAGGCCGCGCGCTGGGCCGTGGGCGCCGTCGCGAAGGCCGGCAGCATCGGCGTGATCGGCGTCTACCCGCCGGGCTTCGACGAGTTCCCGTTCGGGTTGGCCATGAACAAGAACCTGACTCTGCACATGGGCAACTGCAACCACCGCCGCTACCTGCCGGACCTGCTGGAACTCGTCCACTCCGGCGTCGTCGACCCGCTGAGGTTCATCACGCAGCACGAGAAGCCGACGGCCGCGATCGAGGCGTGCGAGACCTTCGACCGCCGCGAGGAAGGTTGGCTGAAGACGGTGCTGGACGTCGCCTGA
- a CDS encoding metallophosphoesterase, whose amino-acid sequence MRIAAVGDVHLGEDSRGLLRPALDRLAGHADVLLLAGDLTRHGSLAEAQVAAEEFAGLPVPVAAVLGNHDHHSDRQDVVAALLAEAGITVLEGDAATFDLPGGTLGVAGVKGFGGGFAGKCASHFGEREMKDFVEHTMDSAARLREALVSLRTDVVVALTHYSPIPGTLHGEPPEIHPFLGSYLLCEPIDEVGADLALHGHAHFGTEQGVTPGGVRVRNVAQPVLRSAYAIYSVAREPATLS is encoded by the coding sequence ATGAGGATCGCCGCCGTCGGAGATGTGCACCTGGGCGAGGACTCACGCGGCCTGCTGCGCCCAGCGCTGGACCGGCTCGCCGGGCACGCGGACGTGCTGCTGCTGGCGGGTGACCTCACGCGCCACGGCAGCCTCGCGGAGGCCCAGGTGGCCGCCGAGGAGTTCGCCGGGCTGCCCGTGCCCGTCGCCGCTGTGCTCGGCAACCACGACCACCACAGCGACCGCCAGGACGTCGTGGCCGCCCTGCTCGCCGAGGCGGGCATCACCGTGCTCGAAGGCGACGCGGCGACCTTCGACCTGCCCGGCGGCACACTGGGTGTAGCCGGGGTGAAGGGCTTCGGGGGCGGGTTCGCCGGCAAGTGCGCGAGCCACTTCGGGGAACGCGAGATGAAGGACTTCGTCGAGCACACGATGGACTCCGCCGCCCGCCTCCGCGAGGCGTTGGTGAGTCTCCGGACGGACGTCGTCGTCGCGCTGACGCACTACTCCCCCATCCCGGGCACGCTCCACGGGGAACCGCCGGAGATCCACCCGTTCCTCGGCTCGTACCTGTTGTGCGAACCGATCGACGAGGTCGGCGCCGACCTCGCGCTCCACGGCCACGCCCACTTCGGCACCGAACAGGGCGTGACCCCCGGCGGGGTGCGCGTGCGCAACGTCGCGCAGCCGGTGCTGCGGTCGGCGTACGCGATCTACTCGGTCGCTCGCGAACCGGCCACTCTGTCCTGA
- a CDS encoding BON domain-containing protein: protein MDVEALLQSLTRVVTALAPTGIRYAVAGGLAVYARGGPPSDHDVDLFLREEDAPRAQAALAGAGMRPVHPPEDWLTKAYDGDRLVDLVFRPNQWPVTDELLDRATPMRIGPTEAPVVSATDLLVHKILVLDAHHCDFAPVLGIARDLREQVDWHSVAAQTAASPYARAFLSLLAALSVIDGEDEPMNEPPQYLVARLSRALAEDPRTAELGVHVTVRGDHVHLTGEVTCASRRDELARVVAEHLTGELVHNDVRVAEVREPAHAEEMGR from the coding sequence GTGGATGTCGAAGCGCTCTTGCAGAGCCTGACCCGGGTCGTGACCGCACTGGCACCGACCGGGATCCGGTACGCCGTGGCCGGCGGGCTGGCCGTCTACGCGCGCGGCGGCCCACCCTCGGACCACGACGTGGATCTGTTCCTGCGGGAGGAAGACGCCCCGCGGGCGCAAGCGGCGCTCGCCGGGGCCGGGATGCGCCCAGTGCACCCGCCCGAGGACTGGCTGACCAAGGCCTACGACGGCGACCGGCTCGTCGACCTCGTCTTCCGGCCCAACCAGTGGCCGGTGACCGACGAGCTGCTCGACCGGGCCACGCCCATGCGGATCGGCCCGACGGAGGCACCGGTCGTGTCCGCGACGGACCTGCTGGTGCACAAGATCCTCGTGCTCGACGCGCACCACTGCGACTTCGCGCCGGTGCTCGGGATCGCGCGGGACCTGCGGGAGCAGGTGGACTGGCATTCGGTCGCGGCGCAGACGGCCGCCTCGCCGTACGCGCGGGCGTTCCTGTCACTGCTCGCCGCGTTGTCCGTGATCGACGGAGAGGACGAACCGATGAACGAACCACCGCAGTACCTCGTGGCCCGGCTCAGCCGGGCACTGGCCGAAGACCCCCGGACCGCCGAGCTGGGCGTGCACGTGACGGTGCGCGGGGACCACGTGCACCTCACCGGCGAGGTCACCTGCGCGTCCCGGCGCGACGAGCTGGCCCGGGTCGTCGCCGAGCACCTCACAGGCGAGCTGGTGCACAACGACGTGCGGGTGGCGGAGGTCCGCGAGCCCGCCCACGCCGAGGAGATGGGCCGATGA
- a CDS encoding NAD-dependent epimerase/dehydratase family protein yields MTGQRIVVTGATGNLGTAVVRALAADPAVGSVVGIERRPAAHPPPKTEYVPLDVTRDDLTLALRGADAVVHLAWLFQPTHRPDLTWEANVHGSLRVFEAAAEAGVPTLVYASSVGAYSPGEGDRRVAEDWPTHGWPAAAYPREKAYVERCLDAFEREHPGLRAVRVRPGFVFQRSASPEQRRLFAGPFVPGSLLRPSLVPVVPDVPGLRFQVVHSDDLADAVRRCVLRPVSGAFNIATDDVVDPAFLASLLDARLVPVPSWLVRPALAAAWRLHLVPATPGLFDTVLRLPLMDTTRARSELDWRPVHSAAETLGEFLRGLREGSGGGTPQLAGENTRASELGSGVGQRP; encoded by the coding sequence ATGACTGGCCAACGGATCGTCGTGACCGGCGCGACCGGCAACCTCGGCACCGCGGTGGTTCGTGCGCTCGCCGCGGACCCCGCCGTCGGGTCCGTCGTCGGCATCGAGCGCCGGCCCGCGGCGCACCCGCCGCCCAAGACCGAATACGTGCCGCTCGATGTGACCCGCGACGATCTCACGCTCGCGCTGCGCGGCGCCGACGCCGTGGTGCACCTCGCGTGGCTCTTCCAGCCCACGCACCGCCCGGACCTCACCTGGGAAGCCAACGTGCACGGTTCGCTGCGGGTCTTCGAGGCCGCGGCCGAAGCCGGAGTTCCCACGCTCGTGTACGCGTCTTCGGTAGGCGCCTACTCGCCCGGTGAGGGTGACCGGCGGGTCGCCGAAGACTGGCCCACGCACGGCTGGCCCGCCGCGGCGTACCCGCGCGAAAAGGCCTACGTGGAGCGGTGTCTCGACGCGTTCGAGCGCGAGCACCCCGGGCTGCGCGCCGTCCGCGTGCGGCCGGGCTTCGTGTTCCAGCGCTCGGCCTCACCGGAACAGCGGCGGTTGTTCGCGGGACCGTTCGTGCCCGGCTCATTGCTGCGGCCGAGCCTCGTGCCGGTGGTGCCGGACGTGCCGGGGCTGCGCTTCCAGGTCGTGCACAGCGACGACCTCGCCGATGCCGTCCGGCGGTGCGTGCTGCGCCCGGTCTCCGGCGCGTTCAACATCGCAACGGACGACGTCGTCGACCCCGCTTTCCTCGCGAGCCTGCTCGATGCCCGCCTCGTGCCGGTGCCGTCGTGGCTCGTCCGGCCCGCGCTGGCCGCCGCGTGGCGGCTGCACCTCGTGCCCGCGACTCCCGGCTTGTTCGACACCGTGCTGCGGCTGCCGCTGATGGACACGACGCGCGCGCGATCCGAACTGGACTGGCGCCCGGTGCACTCGGCGGCCGAAACCCTCGGCGAATTCCTGCGCGGCCTGCGCGAAGGCAGTGGCGGAGGAACCCCGCAGCTCGCCGGTGAAAACACCCGGGCGAGCGAGCTCGGATCCGGCGTCGGGCAACGGCCCTGA